The following coding sequences are from one Ornithodoros turicata isolate Travis chromosome 1, ASM3712646v1, whole genome shotgun sequence window:
- the LOC135395483 gene encoding uncharacterized protein LOC135395483 produces MHELECSAPPHKKRVIWTKQLNTDWWDSIVCHIFDAAQWRENFRMTRENFCQLVAAVMPFMSPESNYVRPPIPVDKRVAIAVYKIASCAEHRIVANQFGVHKSTVKKFVYLFCVTVKRHLAKKYIKMPSAQEATRIAERFEEKCHLPQIFGAIDGTHVPITAPKKGYRDFTNRKCWSSYNVQAAVDDRGQ; encoded by the exons ATGCATG AACTTGAGTGCTCTGCTCCACCGCACAAGAAGCGAGTCATCTGGACGAAGCAACTGAACACCGACTGGTGGGACAGCATCGTGTGTCACATATTTGATGCTGCACAGTGGCGAGAGAACTTTAGAATGACACGAGAAAATTTTTGCCAGCTGGTCGCTGCCGTgatgcctttcatgtctccagagTCAAATTATGTGAGGCCACCCATTCCAGTGGACAAACGTGTTGCTATTGCAGTATACAAAATTGCCAGCTGCGCCGAGCACCGAATTGTAGCCAACCAATTCGGTGTTCACAAGAGCACCGTGAAGAAATTTGTGTATCTTTTCTGCGTCACTGTTAAGAGACACTTGGCAAAGAAGTACATCAAGATGCCATCAGCACAGGAGGCAACCCGCATAGCAGAGAGATTTGAGGAGAAGTGCCACCTCCCCCAAATATTTGGTGCTATTGATGGTACCCACGTCCCCATCACGGCACCGAAGAAGGGATACAGGGACTTCACAAACCGGAAGTGTTGGTCATCCTACAATgtgcaagcagcagttgatgACCGTGGGCAGTAA